GTCGGGGAATCTGCAGGTGTCGCGACCGCATGCCTACTCCCCGGGCAGGATGCCCAGCCGATAGCCCGCGCCGCGGATCGTATGCAGCAGGGGGGGATTGAATTCCCGATCGATCTTGCGCCGCAGGCGCGAGATGTGCACCTCGATGACGTTGGTCTGAGGATCGAAATGGTAGTCCCAGACCTGTTCCAGGAGCATGGTTCGGGTCACGACTTGGTCTGCGTGGCGCATCAGGTATTCCAGCAGACGAAACTCGCGGGGCTGCAGCAGAATGCGCTGGCCGGCCCGCGTGACCCGGTGCTTGCTGCGGTCGATTTCGAGGTCTGCCACCTGCAGGATGTCCGTGCTGGCGGCGGGTTGCGCCCGGCGGGTGAGGGCCGTGATCCGGGCCAGCAATTCACCGAAGGCATAAGGTTTCACGAGGTAGTCGTCGCCGCCCGCCCGCAGGCCGTGGATCCGGTCGTCCACCTCGCCCAGGGCGGAAAGAATCATGACCGGGGCATGTTTTCCCGCGGCGCGGTAGGCGGCCACCAAGGCCAGACCGTCGAGTTTCGGCAGCATGCGGTCGACAATGAGCACGTCGTACTGACCGCTGATTGCCAGGTGCAGCCCGGTTTCCCCGTCCTCGGCCACGTCGCAGAGGTAACCGGATTCGGTCAGCCCCTTGCTCAGGTAGTGGGCGGCTTGGGTATCGTCTTCGACTATGAGGATTTTCATGCCTCTCATCATAGCGCGCGCGTCCACGGCAGCGGATGACCATCTGGTTAGATTTGCGGTTGCGCGGGGCGAATCATCGAAATGGTCGGGGTTGCGTGTATTCTGACGCCCTGAACTGGCTTCTGGACTGAATGAGCATGAACGAACATCCGGTGAGTATTTCCTGTGTGGTGCCGGCCTACAACGAGGCGGCGAACCTGCCGCGGCTGATCGCGCAGTTGACCGAGCAGCTGTCCGCGCTCAGTACGGCTTGGGAAATCATTCTGGTCGACGACGGCAGTTCGGACGATACCCGTGCGGTGCTGGCCGGCTATCAGACCCACCCCGGCCTCGTGGTGCTGCATTTTTCCCGGAATTTCGGCAAAGAGGCGGCCCTGAGTGCGGGGCTGGATCGCGCCCGGGGCGACGTCTGTTTTTTGCTGGATGCCGACCTGCAACATCCGGTCGCGCTGATGCCCCGGATGTTCCAGGCCTGGCAGGAAGGGGCGCAGATGGTCTATCTCGTGCGGGAGAACCGGGATGACGAACCCGTGTGGAAACGCTGGGGCTCGTTGCTGCTCTATCGTCTGATCAATTTCGGTTCGCCCGTGCAGGTGCCCGAGGATGCCAGCGATTTTCGTCTGCTGGACCGTCGGGTCGTCCGCGCCCTGCAGGCTCTGCCGGAGCGCAACCGCTTCATGAAGGGGCTGTATGCCTGGGTGGGCTTCCGGACGCTGGCCTTGCCCTATACCCCGGCTGCCCGGCTGCATGGCAAGAGCCATTTTTCCGGGCGACGGCTGATGAACCTGGCGCTGACCGGACTTACGGCCTTCTCGAACATGCCCTTGCGCCTCTGGAGCATTTTTGGCTTTCTATTGGCGGCCTTGGCCATTGGTTACGGCGCCTATGTGACGCTGGCCTATTTCATCGACCAGCGACCCGTGGCCGGCTGGACGACCATCGTGGCCGGCCTGATGCTCTTCAGCGGTATCCAGCTGATTTCCGTGGGCATCCTGGGAGAATATCTGGGCCGCGTCTACGACGAGGTCAAGCAACGTCCGCGCTACATCGTCGACGAGCAGATCGACAACAGCAGCGTGGCGCGACGGCCGGACCGCGACATCGACATCAACCATGGCGCCTGAACGCGTTCTGGGTCTCCTGCGTACCGGACAGTCGCTGTTTTTCTTCGGTCTGGTCGGCCTGACTGCGGCGGGGGTTCATTTGGCCGTCGTGTGGGTTCTGGTGAGTCAGACGGGCATGGCGGCGCTGCTGGCCAACCCCGCCGGGTTTTTCGTGGCGTTCTGGGTCAGCTTTTTCGGTCATCGGCACGCGAGCTTCGCCCGGGAAGAACCTCACCCGATCCGGCAGGCTCTGCCGCGCTTCGCGCTGGTGGCGGTGCTGGCCTTCCTGGCCAACGAATTCCTCTATGCGCTGCTGTTGGCGTTCACGCCGCTGCCCTATACCGTCGCCCTGTTCCTGGTGATTCTTGTGGTAGCCGTCGGTACCTATCTCGCCAGCCGCCTTTGGGCGTTTCCGCTGGATTGATGTGCCGACTTAGGGGTTGGGCGCCGCAGCTGGGGTGCAGCCGAAGCAATACACATTCACCCGCTTGTCCTGCGCGCGTGGCTGTACCTGGGCCAGTAGCGGCGCGTTGGCCGCGTCGTTGCGGTTGGCATAGACCCAGACCGGCGGGCGGGCGCCAGCCCTGGCCTGCGCGATCATCGTGGCCAGATCGTCGGTGGAAATCAGGATTTTTGCCGCAGCCTTGGGATCGAACTGCGCGGAGGTGTACAGCTCTGTATTGGAGCCGTCGGTCTTGAAGTTGGCCGGATCATGCCATTCGCCGGTGACGAGTGCCGGTTCCGGTCGATCCAGGTAGAACGGCACGCTGAAGAAATAGTAGTTGTAGAACACCACGCTGGCGTCCGGTGCGATCTCCGAGCGGATCGATTCGGTCACCGCCTTGTGGGATTTGTGATCGATCAGGCTGAAGGTGATCACCGAGACGAGGCCGAGACTCCCGCCGATCAGGGCCAGCAGGGCGATCCGCCGATACCAGGCGTGGATCTGCACGGGGTTCTGTGCATTGCGGGCCAGCACCTGATCGAAGAGCAGGGCCATGAGCAGGGCGAAACCGGGCACGGTGGGCAGGATGTAGCCGATCAGCTTCGAGGTGGGGATGGAGAAGAACATCAGGATCGCGGCCACCCAGATCACGCCGAGACTGACGATGGTGTGCTTGCCGGCCGGCAGCAGTGCCTGACGCCAGCCGGGGAGGATGCGCATCAGCAGGATGCCGACGATCCAGGGCAGCAGGCCGCCGAACAGCACCATGAAGTAGAAGTAGAAGGGCTGGGGATTGTTGAAGGTGCTGTCGAGATAGCGGTCGAACTGCTGGTAGATGAAGGTGTAGTAGAGAAAGCCCGGGAACTTCAGCTCCATCAGCAGGAACCAGGGCGCGGCGATCAGCAGGAACACCACGATGCCCGGCAGCGAGATCAACCGATAGAGGTGCGTGTAGCGGCGCAGCCAGAGCAGCCAGAAGGTGACCACCATGCCCGGCAGCACGAACCCGATCATCCCCTTCGTCAGCATGCCGAGCGCCGCCGTGGCATAGGCCAGGATCAGGATCTTCGGGGCCGTCGCGCCTGCCTTCATCCGTTCGCTGACATGCGCGAGCAGGAGGATCGTGATCGCGATCAGCGAGGCGACCAGCATGTCCATGCTGGCGAACTGCGAACCATCGAAGAACAGGGGAAACGTGCCCAGCAATAGCAGCGACAGCCCGGCGGCCCGGCGGCTCGCGTGGGTGTCCAGAAACCAGAACAGGGTAGCGCCGGTGAAAAACGCGCCGAGGAACGGTGCCAGTCGTGCGGCCCATTCGTGCACGCCGAACAGGGACATCGACGTGGCCGTGACCCAATAGAACAGTGGCGGCTTGTGGAAGAAGGGCAGCCCGTCGAGCCGGGGCACGAGCCAATCGTGGGATTGCAGCATGGCGAGCGCGACGCCGACGTAGCGACCCTCGTCGGGGACGAAGAGCGGACGCATCCATTGCGTGGCGGCCAGCCAGAAGGCGAAGGCGGCCAGCAGCCAGACGGGGTGGGCCAGCAGCCACTGGCCGATGCGGGCGGGGCGGGTGCCGATCGGGGAAGGCGTCACGGTCATGGTCAGCGTCACTCGGTAAATGGGGCATCAATTGAAGCGTCGAAGGTCGGCATGGTACCGGATATCCGACGGTTGTGGGTTTCATCCGCCATTGGGTTCACGACAACCGAATCCGTTGGCTGGCCATTCGGCGGAAAGAGGCGCTAGGATGAGCGCATGAGCGAACCACGAATCCAGCAGGTCCAGCAGATTCTCGATCACGCGGCGCGGTCGGTGTCGACGAGTCGTTCCTTTGGGCCTGTGACGGCAGTGCAGCCGGTGTCCGGCGGCTGCATCAACCGCACCGAACGGATCAGCACGGATCGGGGCCCGTTATTGTTTCTCAAAACGCTGGATGTCCGACGCGGCGATCCCGCTGCCGAACGGCGTTTCGCCGCGGAAGCGGCCGGTCTCGCTGCCCTCGCTGCGCATATCCGGGTGCCGGAACCGCTGGCCTGGGGCGAGGCTGCCGGGCAGGGGTATTTGCTGCTCGAATGGCTGGAGCTAGGCGGGCGGGGCGACGACGCCCGTCTGGGCGAACAGCTCGCGGCGCTGCACGGCGCGGCGCAGCCGCACTTCGGATTTGTCGCGGACAACTTCATCGGTACGACCCCGCAGCGGAATGCGCCGTCGTCGGACTGGATCGATTTCTACGGCCGTCATCGGTTGCAGCCGCAGCTCGAATGGGCCGGCGAACGCGGGTTGCCCCGGCGCGACGTCGAACGCGGATTCCGGCTGATTGCCGCATTGCCGGCATTTTTCACCAGCTACATGCCCACACCCTCGCTGATCCACGGCGATCTCTGGGGGGGCAACTATGGTTTTACCCGGGATGGCGCGCCGGTACTCTACGATCCGGCCGCCTACTGCGCCGACCGGGAGGCGGAGCTGGCAATGACCGAGCTGTTCGGCGGGTTCTCCCCGCGCTTCTACGACGCCTATCGGGCGAGTGCACCGCTTGATGCGGGCTATGGTCTGCGCAAGACCCTCTACAACCTGTATCACATCCTGAATCATTTCAATCTGTTCGGCGGTGGCTACGGGCATCAGGCGGCCGGGATGATCCAGCGATTGCTGGACGAAGTCGGGGAATGAGGTTTTGCTGATTCCGAGGGCGTCGACAGGCTACAATAGCGGATTGTCCGATAGAGTCGATGAGTAGATAGCCATGAAAGCGCCGGAGTTGTTGTCACCAGCGGGTACGCTGAAATCCATGCGGTATGCGTTTGCCTACGGCGCGGATGCGGTTTATGCCGGTCTGCCGCGCTACAGCCTGCGCGCGCGCAACAACGATTTTCTGGAGGACAACCTGCGCATCGGCATCGACGAGGCCCATGCCGCCGGCAAGCAGTTCTTCATGGCGGTGAACATCTCCCCGCACAACAGCAAGCTCCGAACCTTCATCAAGGACATGACGCCCCTGGTCGAGATGCAGCCCGATGCCTTCATCATGGCCGATCCGGGCCTGATCATGATGGTACGCGAACAGTGGCCGGACATGCCGATCCATCTCTCCGTGCAGGCCAACACCGTGAATTACGCCACGGTGCAGTTCTGGAAATCCGTCGGGGTGTCCCGCGTGATTCTCTCCCGTGAACTTTCCCTGGACGAAATCGCCGAGATCCGCGATCGCTGCCCGGACATGGAACTGGAAGTCTTCGTACATGGCGCGCTGTGCATTGCCTATTCCGGGCGCTGCCTGCTCTCGGGCTACTTCAATCACCGCGATCCCAATCAGGGGACCTGCACCAACGCCTGCCGCTGGGAATACAAGACCCATGGTGCCGAGGAGGATATTTCCGGCGTCGTCCACCCCGATCAGGCCGAAGTCATCTCGATGGCCGATCTGAATGCCAGCAACAAGATCGCCGGCGAGCGGATCGAGGGGCTGGATCTTTCCGGGGGGCTGGCCCACGAGACCTTCGGGCCGACCGGCGGTGCGCGACATCCCCTGGCCGACCGGGTCTATCTCCTCGAAGAGCTCAATCGACCGGGCGAACTGATGCCCATCGAGGAGGACGAACACGGCACCTACATCATGAACTCCCGCGATCTGCGTGCCGTGGAGCACGTGCAGGCCCTGACGCGCATCGGCGTGGACTGCCTGAAGATCGAGGGGCGGACCAAGAGCCACTACTACGTCGCGCGGACGGCTCAGGTCTACCGGCGGGCGATCGACGACGCCGTGGCCGGCAAGCCGTTCGACCCCGAACTGCTGGTCGAGCTCGACAATCTGGCGCACCGCGGCTACACGGACGGCTTCTTCGAGCGTCATCACACCAAGGAATACCAGAACTACATCGAGGGCGTCTCGAAGAATCGCGAACAGCAGTTCGTGGGCGAGATTTCCGGCATCAAGGGCGACTGGGCCGAGGTGGAAATCAAGAACAAGCTGCAGGTCGGCGATGCCGTGACCTTCCTGCTGCCGGACGGCAACCGGGTCGAGCAGGTCGCGGAAATGCAGGCCATGGACGGCTCGGCCATGATCGAGGCGCCCGGCGGCGGTCATCGGGTGCGTCTGCGTCTGCCCGCGGGTGCCGCGCAATATGGGGACCGGCTGAAGTACGGTCTGATCGCCAAGCACCTCAAGTCGTGAGCCGATGTCGATCCTGACGCGCTACTTCCTGCGCGAATCCGGTGTCGCCACGCTGGGCGTGGGTGCGACGGTTTTGCTGATCATGCTGGCCAATCTCCTGGCCAAGGCCCTGGGCATGACGGCGGAAGGCGCGCTGCCGGCCCACCTGATCCCGGCCATCATGGCGTTCAATGCCGTGAACCTGCTCATGTACGTCCTGCCGGTCGGCCTGTTCATCGGGTTGATGCTGGCGCTGGGGCGTCTGAATCGCGATTCCGAATTGTCCGTGATGCGCGCCTGCGGCTACGGCCCGAGTCATCTCACCCGTGCCGTGCTGTGGCTCGCCATTCCGGTCACGCTGTTGGCTGCTTTCATCACGCTCGTCGGCTGGCCCTACCTCGATCAGGTTCGGACACAGATGATCGATACGGCCCGAAGCCAGAAGTTGCTTGAACAACTGCCGGTCGGGCGCTTCATCGAGGATCCCAGTGGCAAGCTGGTGCTGTATGTCGGTGGCAAGGCCAAGGGCGGTTACACGGATATCTTCGCCTTCAATCAACCGTTGAACAGCGGCAGCGCCAATCGGAAATCCGGTATCGAAATGGCGCCGACCGGGCATCTGATCGCCGATGATGACGGCAATCGCTACATGGTTCTGGCCGATGGTCGGCGCATCCAGGGCGATCCGGGTCAGGCCGACTGGACCGTGGTCGACTATCGGACGCACGAAATCCTCATCCCGGGTGCATCGTCGGCCATCACGGGCCAGAGTACCCAGAAGAGTTCCTGGGCCCTGTTGTTTTCGAAGGTGCCGGACGATCAGGCCCAGATCTTCTACCGGATCTCGCAGGCGCTGAGTGCCCTGGTCCTGGCCTTGATCGCCGTGCCGCTCGCCCAGTCCCGCCCGCGTTCCGGTCGCTATGGGCGCTTGTTTTGGGCGTTCCTGCTCTATGCGCTCTACTTCAATCTGATTGCCCTGATCGACAACGCGATCAAGCATCAGGAACTGTCCCTGCTGGCGGGCATGGCGGTTACGCACGGCAGCTTCATCCTGCTCTGGCTGGGACTGCTGTGGTGGTCCGGCAACGGCGTGCGGCGTTTGCGGCAACGATGGCTCAGGTGGCGTCATGGGTACGCTTGATCGGTATCTGATCCGGACGGTGGTGCTGGGGGGGCTGGCTTCCACGGCGGCCTTCGCGCTCCTGATCGTGATTTTCGGCGCTATCGACGAACTGCCCAAGGTGTCGAGCCAGTACAGCATGTGGCAGGCGATCTCCTTCGTCCTGCTGACGACGCCGGGCTATCTTTACGATTTCTATCCGGCGGCCGTTCTGGTCGGCGGCCTGCTGGCGCTGGGCAATCTTGCGGTCCATTCTGAACTCACGGTGATGCGGGCATCGGGTATGTCCGTGTTGCGTCTGGCCAGACCGGTGTTGACCGCCGGGGTCATTCTGGCTGCCTTGGGCATGGCAATGGGCGAGACCATTGGCGCCTGGGGGCAGGAGCAGGCCAACCAGATGCGGGCCGAGGCGCGGGGTAGCGGCGTCAGCGTGAATCTCAAGTCCGGGTTGTGGCTCCGGGACGGGCAGCGGTTCATCAATGTGGGGCAGGCGCTGGTCGGCGGGCGACTGAACGGCGTGCGGGTGTTCGAGATCAATGCCCAGGGCCGACCTTATCGGGAGCTGGTGGCCGCCTATGCCCTGACGGAAGGCGGCGACCGCTGGAAACTGTTCGACGTGCATGAATCGACGATCGAGGAAGGTCCCTCGGGGCCGCATGTGGTCGTGCGTCAGGAACCGCAGCGGGAGCATGTCCGGCTGTTTTCCCAGAAGATCCTGAACATCGCCGTGCTGAATCCCCGGCACATGAATATCCTCCAGCTCAATGCCTACGTGCGTTACCTTGCGAAGAACCAGCTGGACGATTCCGCCTATGCCGGGGCGATGTGGGCGCGGGTCTTCGCGCCGATCTCGGTGCTGGTGATGCTGCTTGTGACCCTGCCGTTCGTGTTCACCCATCAGCGGAGTGGCGGGGCGGGGCGCTGGCTGTTCATCGCCATCGTGCTCGGCGTCGTCTATCTCACCCTCGTCCAGATCGTTTCGGCATTCGCCCCGGTCTACGGCAGTGGCTACCCCTTCGTGCCCTTCCTGAGCGCGGCATTACCACCGGCGCTCTTCGGTTTGCTAGGATTCTTCCGTTTGCGACGCATGAATCCGGCAGCCCGCAGGGCGCTCTCGTGATGTGTCACCTTCTTCGGAAGGCTACCCCTGTGGGGCGGGCCCATGATTTGCGCGGTGCCACTGTTGATCCTTTTGTGACCTGAACCAGGAAGTTCCCAGTACCATGAGTCTCGTTTCCGCCAACAGCACCGATGGTTTTGAACGGCAGTCGATTGCCGCCTTTTCCGAGCAGGCCTACCTCAATTACGCGATGTACGTCATCCTCGACCGGGCGCTGCCGAACGTCTGCGACGGGTTGAAGCCCGTCCAGCGGCGGATCATCTATGCGATGAGCGAGCTCGGTCTGAATGCCGGCGCGAAACACAAGAAATCCGCCCGTACCGTGGGGGACGTGATCGGCAAGTTCCATCCCCACGGCGATTCGGCTTGCTACGAGGCCATGGTGCTCATGGCTCAGCCGTTCTCATACCGCTATCCGCTGATCGATGGTCAGGGCAACTTCGGTTCGCCGGACGATCCGAAATCGTTCGCGGCCATGCGGTACACGGAATCGCGTCTCACCGCCTACGCGCAAAGCCTGCTGTCCGAGGCGGGGCAGGGCACGGTCGACTGGCAGCCGAAC
The Halothiobacillus diazotrophicus DNA segment above includes these coding regions:
- a CDS encoding response regulator transcription factor; translated protein: MKILIVEDDTQAAHYLSKGLTESGYLCDVAEDGETGLHLAISGQYDVLIVDRMLPKLDGLALVAAYRAAGKHAPVMILSALGEVDDRIHGLRAGGDDYLVKPYAFGELLARITALTRRAQPAASTDILQVADLEIDRSKHRVTRAGQRILLQPREFRLLEYLMRHADQVVTRTMLLEQVWDYHFDPQTNVIEVHISRLRRKIDREFNPPLLHTIRGAGYRLGILPGE
- a CDS encoding glycosyltransferase family 2 protein; the encoded protein is MNEHPVSISCVVPAYNEAANLPRLIAQLTEQLSALSTAWEIILVDDGSSDDTRAVLAGYQTHPGLVVLHFSRNFGKEAALSAGLDRARGDVCFLLDADLQHPVALMPRMFQAWQEGAQMVYLVRENRDDEPVWKRWGSLLLYRLINFGSPVQVPEDASDFRLLDRRVVRALQALPERNRFMKGLYAWVGFRTLALPYTPAARLHGKSHFSGRRLMNLALTGLTAFSNMPLRLWSIFGFLLAALAIGYGAYVTLAYFIDQRPVAGWTTIVAGLMLFSGIQLISVGILGEYLGRVYDEVKQRPRYIVDEQIDNSSVARRPDRDIDINHGA
- a CDS encoding GtrA family protein; its protein translation is MAPERVLGLLRTGQSLFFFGLVGLTAAGVHLAVVWVLVSQTGMAALLANPAGFFVAFWVSFFGHRHASFAREEPHPIRQALPRFALVAVLAFLANEFLYALLLAFTPLPYTVALFLVILVVAVGTYLASRLWAFPLD
- a CDS encoding ArnT family glycosyltransferase, which produces MTVTPSPIGTRPARIGQWLLAHPVWLLAAFAFWLAATQWMRPLFVPDEGRYVGVALAMLQSHDWLVPRLDGLPFFHKPPLFYWVTATSMSLFGVHEWAARLAPFLGAFFTGATLFWFLDTHASRRAAGLSLLLLGTFPLFFDGSQFASMDMLVASLIAITILLLAHVSERMKAGATAPKILILAYATAALGMLTKGMIGFVLPGMVVTFWLLWLRRYTHLYRLISLPGIVVFLLIAAPWFLLMELKFPGFLYYTFIYQQFDRYLDSTFNNPQPFYFYFMVLFGGLLPWIVGILLMRILPGWRQALLPAGKHTIVSLGVIWVAAILMFFSIPTSKLIGYILPTVPGFALLMALLFDQVLARNAQNPVQIHAWYRRIALLALIGGSLGLVSVITFSLIDHKSHKAVTESIRSEIAPDASVVFYNYYFFSVPFYLDRPEPALVTGEWHDPANFKTDGSNTELYTSAQFDPKAAAKILISTDDLATMIAQARAGARPPVWVYANRNDAANAPLLAQVQPRAQDKRVNVYCFGCTPAAAPNP
- a CDS encoding fructosamine kinase family protein, which translates into the protein MSEPRIQQVQQILDHAARSVSTSRSFGPVTAVQPVSGGCINRTERISTDRGPLLFLKTLDVRRGDPAAERRFAAEAAGLAALAAHIRVPEPLAWGEAAGQGYLLLEWLELGGRGDDARLGEQLAALHGAAQPHFGFVADNFIGTTPQRNAPSSDWIDFYGRHRLQPQLEWAGERGLPRRDVERGFRLIAALPAFFTSYMPTPSLIHGDLWGGNYGFTRDGAPVLYDPAAYCADREAELAMTELFGGFSPRFYDAYRASAPLDAGYGLRKTLYNLYHILNHFNLFGGGYGHQAAGMIQRLLDEVGE
- the trhP gene encoding prephenate-dependent tRNA uridine(34) hydroxylase TrhP; translated protein: MKAPELLSPAGTLKSMRYAFAYGADAVYAGLPRYSLRARNNDFLEDNLRIGIDEAHAAGKQFFMAVNISPHNSKLRTFIKDMTPLVEMQPDAFIMADPGLIMMVREQWPDMPIHLSVQANTVNYATVQFWKSVGVSRVILSRELSLDEIAEIRDRCPDMELEVFVHGALCIAYSGRCLLSGYFNHRDPNQGTCTNACRWEYKTHGAEEDISGVVHPDQAEVISMADLNASNKIAGERIEGLDLSGGLAHETFGPTGGARHPLADRVYLLEELNRPGELMPIEEDEHGTYIMNSRDLRAVEHVQALTRIGVDCLKIEGRTKSHYYVARTAQVYRRAIDDAVAGKPFDPELLVELDNLAHRGYTDGFFERHHTKEYQNYIEGVSKNREQQFVGEISGIKGDWAEVEIKNKLQVGDAVTFLLPDGNRVEQVAEMQAMDGSAMIEAPGGGHRVRLRLPAGAAQYGDRLKYGLIAKHLKS
- the lptF gene encoding LPS export ABC transporter permease LptF, with amino-acid sequence MSILTRYFLRESGVATLGVGATVLLIMLANLLAKALGMTAEGALPAHLIPAIMAFNAVNLLMYVLPVGLFIGLMLALGRLNRDSELSVMRACGYGPSHLTRAVLWLAIPVTLLAAFITLVGWPYLDQVRTQMIDTARSQKLLEQLPVGRFIEDPSGKLVLYVGGKAKGGYTDIFAFNQPLNSGSANRKSGIEMAPTGHLIADDDGNRYMVLADGRRIQGDPGQADWTVVDYRTHEILIPGASSAITGQSTQKSSWALLFSKVPDDQAQIFYRISQALSALVLALIAVPLAQSRPRSGRYGRLFWAFLLYALYFNLIALIDNAIKHQELSLLAGMAVTHGSFILLWLGLLWWSGNGVRRLRQRWLRWRHGYA
- the lptG gene encoding LPS export ABC transporter permease LptG: MGTLDRYLIRTVVLGGLASTAAFALLIVIFGAIDELPKVSSQYSMWQAISFVLLTTPGYLYDFYPAAVLVGGLLALGNLAVHSELTVMRASGMSVLRLARPVLTAGVILAALGMAMGETIGAWGQEQANQMRAEARGSGVSVNLKSGLWLRDGQRFINVGQALVGGRLNGVRVFEINAQGRPYRELVAAYALTEGGDRWKLFDVHESTIEEGPSGPHVVVRQEPQREHVRLFSQKILNIAVLNPRHMNILQLNAYVRYLAKNQLDDSAYAGAMWARVFAPISVLVMLLVTLPFVFTHQRSGGAGRWLFIAIVLGVVYLTLVQIVSAFAPVYGSGYPFVPFLSAALPPALFGLLGFFRLRRMNPAARRALS